A genomic segment from Bombus affinis isolate iyBomAffi1 chromosome 13, iyBomAffi1.2, whole genome shotgun sequence encodes:
- the LOC126923244 gene encoding GDP-fucose protein O-fucosyltransferase 2 yields the protein MLLFLRVLYFILLLINFTQNIIGNEFCDIPDEHGETNNKCSVQSRYSQNRYILYDVNPPEGFNLRRDVFIRVAVFIKNLIKQEKDFKWQLVLPPWGNLYHWRSKHIGYQTQLPWSLFFDISSLQKYIPVIEIYQFLQEYPSENNETRLDVVYILQNDEEMFRTGKFEDKNEIIECNDKSLQFHKVESEKYIGYFWGYHNITSRVVKCIKFHGMTSDLKQNLKPNVYRSIMFDHMEIALHDFYGTKEYWKARRSMRYNSELYNIANEYRKTFLNSTNEYDNIERPDDWTKEKGIRNAVGGPYLSVHLRRRDFLIGRPSTVPTIQSAASQLKNKLDELQLKSLFVATDATQEEFSELKQYLSNYTVLRFISSDYVLSKFKDGGVAIIDQIISSHARYFIGTYESTYTFRIQEDREIIGFPTRTTFNYLCKGTEKCDSNGQWEIVW from the exons atgttGTTATTTTTAAGAGTATTGTACTTTATATTACTTTTGATTAATTTTACACAAAATATCATTGGAAATGAATTTTGTGATATACCAGATGAACATGGAGAAACTAACAATAAATGCAGCGTTCAATCACGTTACTCGCAAAATCG TTATATACTCTACGATGTTAATCCTCCAGAAGGATTTAACTTAAGAAGGGACGTTTTTATTCGTGTTGcagtttttataaaaaatttaatcaagcaagaaaaagattttaaatggCAATTAGTTTTGCCACCATGGG GTAATTTGTATCATTGGCGTAGTAAACACATAGGATATCAAACACAATTGCCTTGGAGTCTATTTTTTGACATTTCgagtttacaaaaatatataccaGTTATTGAAATATATCAGTTTTTACAag AATATCCTTCAGAAAATAATGAAACACGTCTTGATgttgtatatattttacaaaacgaCGAAGAAATGTTCAGGACAGGTAAATTTgaagataaaaatgaaataatagaaTGTAATGATAAATCATTACAATTTCATAAAGTAGAATCAGAAAAGTATATTGGATATTTTTGGGGATATCATAATATAACTTCTAGAGTTGTTAAGTGTATTAAATTTCATGGTATGACGTCTGATCTTAAACAAAACCTTAAACCTAATGTTTACAG ATCTATAATGTTTGATCACATGGAGATTGCATTACATGACTTTTATGGTACAAAAGAATATTGGAAAGCTAGACGTAGTATGCGATATAATTCtgaattatataatattgctaATGAATATAGAAAAACTTTCCTTAATTCAACAAATGAATATGATAACATTGAACGACCAGATGACTGGACTAAAGAAAAA GGTATAAGGAATGCAGTTGGAGGACCTTATTTATCAGTCCATTTAAGAAGACGCGATTTTTTAATTGGTCGCCCTTCAACAGTGCCAACAATACAATCTGCTGCTTCTcagttaaaaaataaattggaCGAACTACAATTAAAATCTTTGTTTGTTGCTACAGATGCAACACAAGAAG AATTCAGTGAACTCAAACAGTACCTATCTAATTATACAGTTCTTAGATTTATTTCATCAGATTACGTCTTAAGTAAATTTAAAGACGGCGGGGTTGCAATTATTGACCAAATAATTAGTTCCCATGCTAG ATATTTTATAGGAACATATGAATCGACATACACATTTAGAATACAAGAAGATAGGGAAATCATTGGTTTTCCTACTAGAAcaacatttaattatttatgtaaaGGTACTGAGAAATGTGACTCTAATGGACAATGGGAAATTGTTTggtaa
- the LOC126923256 gene encoding biogenesis of lysosome-related organelles complex 1 subunit 6-like encodes MMTDMEEAEARELQLQIEKRDSKEVEFDFKVAVKKLAEGFLNQYQEQWEQTEKKLDEVKNKQETLLDQMQTENKKLQNVFDDVKLNETFQMIKVSQGKLILMKKEMASIHERTFRLKKRASRLQQIIQKEALNREQQREQELRREQELIGKPVIS; translated from the exons ATGATGACAGATATGGAAGAGGCAGAAGCAAGAGAACTTCAATTACAAATTGAGAAACGCGATAG CAAAGAAGTTGAATTTGACTTCAAAGTAGCTGTGAAGAAATTAGCAGAAGGGTTTTTAAATCAATATCAAGAACAGTGGGAACAAACTGAGAAAAAACTTGATGAAGTAAA AAATAAGCAAGAGACTTTGCTCGATCAGATGCAAACTGAGAACAaaaaacttcaaaatgtttttgATGATGTTAAATTAAATGAAACG TTTCAGATGATTAAAGTTAGTCAaggtaaattaatattaatgaaaaaagaaatggcTTCCATTCATGAGAGGACATTCAGATTAAAA AAACGAGCGTCAAGGTTGCAGCAGATAATACAGAAGGAGGCCTTAAATAGAGAGCAACAACGAGAGCAAGAACTTCGTCGGGAACAAGAATTAATTGGTAAACCAGTGATAAGTTAA
- the LOC126923242 gene encoding activating signal cointegrator 1 isoform X1, whose product MENWINENLSEILDFPVPKEMAEFLMKIENERDLDDYLQSFLDYTNGKHRQFISDFKKRQASSKDQAKYKKENDMNNGKKKQNEKKKGKVKGKETKENKQVQETIKVDKVERKKTKFVNIYSQDGKEREILLKGRYKCNCEAKRHALISNCLNCGRIVCAQEGAGPCFFCEELVCSQKELTILSSNTKQADQLYNKLMNQKTNKNLEESIKQRDRLLEYDRDGIQYTKVIDDECDYYQSNNTWLTEKQREKLQKLEEEMHERKHMSHLKRKIYATIDFTGREITEEKQTEDFEEFNEEHLQDISESFSEIENSNSCPNIEFTRPKYVESHELELRTSRMNISSNIRNIIQDKEYLEMSDSGLCLSMHQPYASLLVAGIKVHEGRTWYSSHRGRLWIAAASKIPSKEEISTVEQYYRVLKNEKIMFPEVYSTGCLLGCVTVTNVLPQEEYRKLYPDGESDSPYVFICENFVALPIKFPIQGKHKIYKLDQKIHHAALKMLDKCTKNIR is encoded by the exons ATGGAGAACTGGATAAACGAAAATTTATCAGAAATTTTAGATTTCCCAGTACCAAAGGAGATGGCCGA ATTCCTaatgaaaatagaaaacgaaagGGATTTGGATGATTACTTGCAATCTTTTTTAGATTATACTAATGGAAAGCACAGGCAATTTATTTCAGATTTCAAAAAACGACAAG CTTCAAGCAAAGATCAAGCCAAatataagaaagaaaatgatatgaataatggaaagaaaaagcaaaatgaaaaaaagaaaggaaaagtgaAAGGAAAAGAGACCAAAGAAAATAAACAG GTGCAAGAAACTATAAAGGTagataaagtggaaagaaagaaaactaaATTTGTCAATATATATTCTCAAGATGGCAAAGAgagagaaattttattaaaag gtAGATACAAATGTAATTGCGAAGCAAAAAGACATGCATTGATTAGTAACTGCCTCAATTGTGGTAGAATAGTCTGTGCTCAAGAAGGAGCTGGTCCTTGCTTTTTCTGCGAAGAACTTGTATGTTCTCAGAAAGAGCTAACTATTCTTTCTAGTAATACTAAACAAGCTGATCAGTTATACAATAAATTGATGAACCAAAAAACTAACAAAAATCTGGAAGAATCAATAAAGCAAAGAGACAGACTTCTCGAATATGATCGTGATGG CATACAATACACGAAAGTAATTGATGATGAATGTGACTATTATCAATCAAACAATACATGGTTAACAGAGAAGCAACGAGAAAAGTTACAGAAGTTGGAAGAAGAAATGCATGAAAGGAAGCATATGTctcatttaaaaagaaaaatctatgCAACTATTGATTTCACAGGAAGAGAAATAACTGAAGAGAAACAAACTGAGGATTTTGAAGAATTCAATGAAGAACATTTGCAAGATATATCTGAATCATTCAGTGAAATAGAAAATAGTAATAGTTGCCCAAATATAGAATTTACTCGCCCCAAG TATGTGGAATCACATGAATTGGAACTACGAACATCAAGAATGAACATTTCTTCTAACATACGAAATATTATTCAAGACAAAGAGTATTTAGAAATGTCTGATTCTGGCTTATGTTTGAGCATGCACCAACCTTATGCATCTTTATTAGTGGCTGGAATAAAAGT TCATGAAGGTCGTACATGGTACTCATCACATAGAGGAAGATTATGGATTGCTGCAGCATCTAAAATACCATCTAAGGAGGAAATTTCAACTGTAGAACAATATTACCGTGTTTTAAAAAATG AAAAAATAATGTTTCCTGAAGTTTATTCAACTGGTTGTCTATTAGGATGTGTAACAGTTACTAATGTTTTACCACAAGAAGAATATAGGAAATTGTACCCAGATGGAGAAAGTGATAGTCCTTATGTTTTTATATGCGAAAATTTTGTTGCATTGCCAATTAAATTTCCGATACAAGGAAAACATAAAATTT atAAATTGGACCAGAAAATCCATCATGCTGCTTTAAAGATGCTAGATAAATGTACAAAAAATATACGTTAA
- the LOC126923242 gene encoding activating signal cointegrator 1 isoform X2, with protein sequence MENWINENLSEILDFPVPKEMAEFLMKIENERDLDDYLQSFLDYTNGKHRQFISDFKKRQASSKDQAKYKKENDMNNGKKKQNEKKKGKVKGKETKENKQVQETIKVDKVERKKTKFVNIYSQDGKEREILLKGRYKCNCEAKRHALISNCLNCGRIVCAQEGAGPCFFCEELVCSQKELTILSSNTKQADQLYNKLMNQKTNKNLEESIKQRDRLLEYDRDGIQYTKVIDDECDYYQSNNTWLTEKQREKLQKLEEEMHERKHMSHLKRKIYATIDFTGREITEEKQTEDFEEFNEEHLQDISESFSEIENSNSCPNIEFTRPKYVESHELELRTSRMNISSNIRNIIQDKEYLEMSDSGLCLSMHQPYASLLVAGIKVHEGRTWYSSHRGRLWIAAASKIPSKEEISTVEQYYRVLKNDYRKLR encoded by the exons ATGGAGAACTGGATAAACGAAAATTTATCAGAAATTTTAGATTTCCCAGTACCAAAGGAGATGGCCGA ATTCCTaatgaaaatagaaaacgaaagGGATTTGGATGATTACTTGCAATCTTTTTTAGATTATACTAATGGAAAGCACAGGCAATTTATTTCAGATTTCAAAAAACGACAAG CTTCAAGCAAAGATCAAGCCAAatataagaaagaaaatgatatgaataatggaaagaaaaagcaaaatgaaaaaaagaaaggaaaagtgaAAGGAAAAGAGACCAAAGAAAATAAACAG GTGCAAGAAACTATAAAGGTagataaagtggaaagaaagaaaactaaATTTGTCAATATATATTCTCAAGATGGCAAAGAgagagaaattttattaaaag gtAGATACAAATGTAATTGCGAAGCAAAAAGACATGCATTGATTAGTAACTGCCTCAATTGTGGTAGAATAGTCTGTGCTCAAGAAGGAGCTGGTCCTTGCTTTTTCTGCGAAGAACTTGTATGTTCTCAGAAAGAGCTAACTATTCTTTCTAGTAATACTAAACAAGCTGATCAGTTATACAATAAATTGATGAACCAAAAAACTAACAAAAATCTGGAAGAATCAATAAAGCAAAGAGACAGACTTCTCGAATATGATCGTGATGG CATACAATACACGAAAGTAATTGATGATGAATGTGACTATTATCAATCAAACAATACATGGTTAACAGAGAAGCAACGAGAAAAGTTACAGAAGTTGGAAGAAGAAATGCATGAAAGGAAGCATATGTctcatttaaaaagaaaaatctatgCAACTATTGATTTCACAGGAAGAGAAATAACTGAAGAGAAACAAACTGAGGATTTTGAAGAATTCAATGAAGAACATTTGCAAGATATATCTGAATCATTCAGTGAAATAGAAAATAGTAATAGTTGCCCAAATATAGAATTTACTCGCCCCAAG TATGTGGAATCACATGAATTGGAACTACGAACATCAAGAATGAACATTTCTTCTAACATACGAAATATTATTCAAGACAAAGAGTATTTAGAAATGTCTGATTCTGGCTTATGTTTGAGCATGCACCAACCTTATGCATCTTTATTAGTGGCTGGAATAAAAGT TCATGAAGGTCGTACATGGTACTCATCACATAGAGGAAGATTATGGATTGCTGCAGCATCTAAAATACCATCTAAGGAGGAAATTTCAACTGTAGAACAATATTACCGTGTTTTAAAAAATG ATTATCGCAAATTACGTTGA
- the LOC126923241 gene encoding uncharacterized protein LOC126923241 translates to MANDLIIRGKDRLQEISMKLEQSHLVYLQTDDSPLKLQQRHKLEGFIKENLCLVPNENKYVFQETADILHRSAATLQDFSGYRAATAWSAISLYAANLLAQPWRREYRTLKTYSGYYKHEVEANLIGAELMFEQMGYKHTGLGVLTLEGPIDPDKVSCVSRDAIVAFVECQILKQIWENVSQNYSISWLEVLEFRENHVGTPEQAIRALNYRFLEKMHQTRTKAENYRDYHYPQTTCVDAVSPSIPYHIMPPSYNTSMPACHSEYRYIEDTNSIPGTYKYFQPVDHSFGNRCSAYGCLPHGNKYMSGVNPYYTTMPGYTRVPTGRLIEVDMPVSVANYDKLHNRKISHRISDLEEVDFYRRQSSDGNHYDYGKIDRKSARSVGERNNYDSWDFVYRNLESLGYSKDLGNREDILHKRECESRLSKQKSFKQNDNDEKHSIHRSEKRRSGRTDVNDIDSSMTNGRHHHHDTLPFKKKSSSFDLMDSNRYHDASSESQSSPHSNEKRHGSQTLPIQRSHRSADQIVKIADTLKNLELSHSEKRNETEDKAVNWNCATCTYLNSSSKEICEMCGKSRHKGNEDKPLASGGKECPRCTLVNEKNVSVCDACGISLKDSPTYI, encoded by the exons ATGGCAAATGACTTAATAATAAGAGGCAAGGATAGATTGCAAGAAATTAGCATGAAATTAGAGCAAAGCCATTTGGTTTATCTACAAACAGACGACAGTCCTTTAAAATTACAACAGCGTCATAAACTTGAag GTTTTATTAAAGAGAATCTTTGTCTTGTtccaaatgaaaataaatatgtatttcaAGAAACCGCAGATATATTACACAGATCAGCAGCCACATTGCAAGATTTTAGTGGATATAGAGCTGCAACTGCCTGGAGTGCTATTTCTTTATATGCTGCCAATCTTTTGGCTCAACCTTGGAGAAGAGAATATAGAACATTAAAg ACTTATAGTGGATATTATAAGCATGAAGTAGAAGCAAATTTAATAGGAGCAGAATTAATGTTTGAACAAATGGGATACAAACATACAGGGTTAGGAGTGCTTACTTTGGAGGGTCCTATTGACCCTGATAAAGTATCTTGTGTAAGCAGAGATGCAATAGTTGCTTTTGTTGAATGTCAG ATCTTGAAGCAAATATGGGAGAATGTTTCACAGAATTATAGTATCTCATGGTTAGAAGTATTAGAATTTCGGGAAAATCACGTTGGTACACCAGAACAAGCAATCAGAGCATTGAACTATCGTTTTCTTGAGAAAATGCATCAAACTCGAACAAAAGCGGAAAATTATAGGGATTATCATTATCCGCAAACCACATGTGTGGATGCGGTATCACCGTCGATTCCTTATCACATTATGCCTCCCAGTTATAATACATCAATGCCTGCTTGTCATTCAGAATACAGGTATATCGAAGATACGAATTCGATACCTGGAACTTACAAATATTTTCAACCAGTAGATCACAGTTTTGGAAATCGATGTAGTGCCTATGGATGTTTACCACATGGTAATAAATATATGAGTGGAGTCAATCCGTATTATACTACAATGCCAGGATATACAAGAGTACCAACGGGTAGACTAATTGAGGTTGATATGCCGGTTTCGGTTGCAAATTATGATAAATTACATAATCGAAAGATATCTCATAGAATATCAGATTTGGAGGAAGTAGATTTTTATAGAAGACAATCTAGCGATGGAAACCATTACGATTACGGAAAAATCGATAGAAAATCTGCAAGATCGGTCGGTGAAAGGAACAATTATGATTCTTGGGACTTTGTGTATAGAAATTTAGAAAGTTTAGGCTATTCTAAAGATCTTGGTAATCGAGAAGATATTTTACATAAACGGGAATGCGAGTCCCGATTGAGTAAACAAAAATCTTTTAAACAAAATGATAACGATGAGAAACATAGTATACATCGGTCTGAAAAAAGGAGGAGTGGAAGAACCGATGTGAATGACATCGATTCGTCTATGACAAATGGCCGACATCATCATCACGATACATTACCCTTCAAAAAGAAGTCTTCTTCCTTCGATTTAATGGACTCGAATAGATATCACGATGCATCTTCAGAAAGTCAATCATCTCCTCATAGTAATGAAAAAAGACATGGTAGTCAGACGCTTCCAATTCAACGTTCACATCGATCGGCGGATCAAATTGTAAAAATCGCGGATACATTGAAGAACTTAGAACTTTCTCACTcggaaaaaagaaatgaaacagAAGATAAAGCTGTAAATTGGAATTGTGCTACTTGCACCTATCTTAATTCTTCATCGAAAGAAATTTGTGAGATGTGTGGAAAGTCGAGGCACAAAGGAAACGAGGATAAACCATTAGCAAGTGGTGGAAAAGAATGTCCACGATGTACATTAGTAAACGAGAAAAATGTCTCGGTCTGTGATGCTTGTGGTATCAGTTTAAAAGATTCACCTACTTATATTTAG